From a region of the Narcine bancroftii isolate sNarBan1 chromosome 5, sNarBan1.hap1, whole genome shotgun sequence genome:
- the LOC138765373 gene encoding adhesive plaque matrix protein-like has protein sequence MTSRDHLCPCGDGLALSMLTLCVHKLGNLLGPPPITYPSNRPPPITHLSNRTPPTSYTPNRTRPNTYPSNRTCQSLTTPTGSCQLLTPPSGPHQSHPSNRTPPIIYPSNRTPPITYHSNRILPITYPSNRIPAIMYHSNRTRQSFTPRTGHHQSHLSNRTRQSFTPQTGPHQSLTPPIGLHQSLNPDPTNHLPRKQDPTNHTPPTGHHYSLTPLTGPANHLSLQECPIKRSPFQQDPQITYPSNRAPQSHPSNGPPPIIYPFNRTLPITYHSNRASPITYLYNRTQKSLTLPTGPHQSFTTLKEHTTITIPSNRTYQSLTPPTGPHQSFTPPNRPTPITYPPAGSHQLLIPPTGPTNHSPLQQWPHQSLTPPTGPCQSLTLQQVLTIHLTLQKDPTNHLPSNRTPPITYPSNRTPPITYASNRSAKHLPHPKRTCQSLTPPTGPHQSHPSNGPPPITYPSNRASPIANPTTVPHQSLTPRTGPHQSLTTLKEHHNNYPIQQVQPIISPSHRTTPITYPSNRPANHLRPQLDPPITHPSNSAPPITYPSNRTLPITYGSKQDHTNHLPLQQDPPITYAPNWTHQSLTPSNSAPPITYPSNRTHQSHPSNRDPQITHPSNRTPAIIYLLIRTPPITCASNRTHQSFTPAQQGPHFTYPSYRAHQSFKPPNRTHQSHTSNRAPPITYLSNSTRPINSASNRTRQSLPSKSAPPNDYPSNRTHKSLTPPTGPHQRLTLPTGPHQSHAPPTVPISYLTHQHVSPIINPPTGPPPITPLQWNTTNNYPIQQDLPITYPTNRPTPITYPSNGPCQSLTLQQDPANHLQFQQDPLITYPSNRASPITFPYNRSTPITYPSNRTPPSTYPFNRATPITYPSNRAPLIT, from the exons ATGACTTCACGGGATCACCTGTGTCCATGTGGAGATGGCCTGGCCTTGAGCATGTTAACCCTTTGTGTGCACAAGTTGGGGAATCTCCTGGG gccCCCACCAAtcacttacccctccaacaggccCCCACCAATCACTCACCTCTCCAACAGGACACCGCCAACCTCTTACACACCCAACAGGACCCGCCCAaatacttacccctccaacag GACCTGCCAATCACTTACCACTCCAACAGGATCCTGCCAATTACTTACCCCTCCATCAGGGCCTCACCAATCACACCCCTCCAACAGAACCCCACCAATCATTTACCCCTCTAACAGGACCCCACCAATCACTTACCACTCCAACAGGATCCTGCCAAtcacttacccctccaacagaaTCCCGGCAATCATGTACCACTCCAACAGGACCCGCCAATCATTTACCCCTCGAACAGGACACCATCAATCACACCTCTCCAACAGAACCCGCCAGTCATTTACCCCTCAAACAGGGCCCCACCAATCACTTACCCCTCCAATAGGCCTCCATCAATCACTTAACCCT GACCCCACCAATCACTTACCCCGCAAACAGGACCCCACCAATCACACCCCTCCAACAGGGCACCACTATTCACTTACCCCTCTAACAGGACCCGCTAATCACTTATCCCTCCAAGAGTGCCCAATCAAACGATCACCCTTCCAACAGGACCCACAAattacttacccctccaacag GGCCCCACAATCACACCCCTCCAATGGGCCACCACCAATCATTTACCCCTTTAACAGGACCCTACCAATCACTTACCACTCCAACAGGGCGTCACCAATCACTTACCTCTACAACAGGACCCAGAAATCACTTACACTTCCAACAGGCCCCCACCAATCATTTACCACTCTAAAAGAACACACCACAATAACTATCCCATCCAACAGGACCTACCAATCACTTACCCCACCAACAGGACCACACCAATCATTTACCCCTCCAAACAGGCCCACACCAATCACTTACCCACCAGCAGGCTCCCACCAATTACTTATCCCTCCAACTGGACCCACCAATCACTCACCTCTCCAACAGTGGCCCCACCAATCACTTACCCCTCCAACGGGACCCTGCCAATCACTAACACTCCAACAGGTCCTCACCATTCACTTAACCCTCCAAAAGGACCCCACCAATCACctaccctccaacaggaccccgcCAATCACTTACCCTTCCAATAGGACCCCGCCAATCACCTACGCATCCAACA gatcTGCTAAACACTTACCCCACCCCAAAAGGACATGCCAAtctcttacccctccaacagggcCCCACCAATCACACCCCTCCAACGGGCCCCCACCAAtcacttacccctccaacagggcATCACCAATCGCTAATCCCACCACAGTCCCCCACCAATCACTTACCCCTCGAACAG GCCCCCACCAATCACTTACCACTCTAAAAGAACACCACAATAACTATCCCATCCAACAGGTCCAGCCAATCATTTCCCCCAGCCACAGGACCACACCAAtcacttacccctccaacagacCCGCCAATCACTTACGCCCCCAACTGGACCCACCAATCACTCACCCCTCCAACAGTGCCCCACCAATCACTTACCCCTCTAATAGGACTCTGCcaatcacctacggctccaaacAG GACCACACCAAtcacttacccctccaacaggacccgcCAATCACTTACGCCCCCAACTGGACCCACCAATCACTCACACCCTCCAACAGTGCCCCACCAAtcacttacccctccaacaggacccaccAATCACACCCCTCTAACAGG gacccacaAATCACtcacccctccaacaggaccccagcAATCATTTACCTCTTGATCAGGACACCTCCAATCACTTGCGCCTCCAACAGGACCCACCAATCATTTACCCCAGCCCAACAGGGCCCACACTTCACTTACCCCTCTTACAGGGCACACCAATCATTTAAGCCCCCCAACAGGACCCACCAATCACACACCTCCAACAGGGCCCCACCAATCACTTACCTCTCCAACAGCACCCGGCCAATTAATTCCGCATCCAACAGGACCCGCCAATCACTTCCCTCCAAGAGTGCCCCACCAAACGATTACCCCTCCAACCGGACCCACAAAtcacttacccctccaacaggtcCTCACCAAAGACTTACCCTTCCAACAGGGCCCCACCAATCACATGCCCCTCCAACAGTCCCCATCAGTTACTTAACCCACCAACATGTCTCACCAATCATTAACCCCCCAACAGGGCCCCCACCAATCACACCCCTCCAATGG AACACCACCAATAACTATCCCATCCAACAGGACTTGCCAATCACTTACCCCACCAACAGGCCCACACCAATCACTTACCCCTCCAACGGACCCTGCCAATCACTAACACTACAACAG GACCCCGCCAATCACTTACAGTTCCAACAGGACCCGCTAATCACTTACCCTTCCAACAGAGCCTCACCAATCACTTTCCCCTACAACAGGTCCACACCAATAACTTACCCCTCTAACCGGACCCCACCAAGCACTTACCCCTTCAACAGGGCCACACCAAtcacttacccctccaacagggcCCCACTAATCACTTAA
- the iglon5 gene encoding igLON family member 5 isoform X2, with amino-acid sequence MHRFCRLNVGLVSAFLLQGLLSRALELSEGVENITVSQGETASLSCDISGNVTRVAWLNRSSILYAGEDKWSMDRRVHLAMHSALQYRIDISSVSVYDEGPYTCSFQTQDQPHTLQIYLIVQVPARIVNISSDLTRNEGDSVTLLCLAVGRPEPLVSWRKIESNKEYLLNEGEILEITGVSRFQAGQYLCSSSNGLGRADTRRVQLTVNYAPEITDVRNVTVRNGHPAVLRCEAHSVPAAKFQWFKEEKRLSGAIEGLRIQQDRTRSLLMFLNVSQESYGNYTCVASNRLGAMNASMFLHGAGQDLFGPNPLHLQPVLLCS; translated from the exons ATGCACCGCTTTTGCCGGTTGAATGTTGGGCTCGTATCAGCGTTTCTCCTGCAAG gGCTACTGTCCAGGGCCCTCGAGCTCTCTGAAGGAGTGGAGAACATCACCGTATCTCAGGGCGAGACGGCCTCCCTCAG ctgtgaCATCAGTGGGAATGTGACTCGTGTGGCCTGGTTGAATCGATCGAGCATTCTGTATGCCGGAGAGGACAAGTGGTCAATGGACCGGCGTGTACACCTCGCAATGCACAGCGCTCTGCAGTACCGCATCGACATCTCCTCAGTGTCCGTGTACGATGAGGGTCCATATACCTGCTCATTTCAAACGCAAGACCAGCCCCATACTCTGCAAATCTATCTTATTGTGCAAG TCCCAGCCAGGATCGTGAATATCTCGTCGGATCTGACTCGGAACGAAGGAGACAGTGTGACCCTCCTGTGCCTTGCCGTTGGTCGACCTGAACCTCTCGTGTCGTGGAGAAAGATTGAATCAAACA aGGAGTACCTGCTGAATGAGGGTGAGATCCTGGAGATCACGGGGGTGTCGCGGTTCCAGGCCGGGCAATACCTGTGCAGTAGCAGCAATGGGCTGGGACGGGCCGACACACGGAGGGTGCAGCTCACCGTCAAct ATGCACCGGAGATCACGGACGTGAGGAATGTGACAGTCAGGAAtggacatccagctgtgcttcgATGTGAGGCCCACTCTGTACCTGCAGCCAAATTCCAGTGGTTcaaggaggagaagag GCTGTCGGGAGCGATAGAAGGTTTGCGGATTCAGCAGGATCGAACACGGTCCCTTCTGATGTTCCTTAATGTGTCTCAGGAAAGTTACGGCAACTACACTTGTGTGGCCTCCAACAGACTCGGGGCGATGAATGCCAGCATGTTTCTTCACG GTGCGGGACAGGATCTCTTTGGACCCAACCCCTTACACCTTCAGCCTGTTCTCCTGTGTAGTTGA
- the iglon5 gene encoding igLON family member 5 isoform X3, with amino-acid sequence MHRFCRLNVGLVSAFLLQGLLSRALELSEGVENITVSQGETASLSCDISGNVTRVAWLNRSSILYAGEDKWSMDRRVHLAMHSALQYRIDISSVSVYDEGPYTCSFQTQDQPHTLQIYLIVQVPARIVNISSDLTRNEGDSVTLLCLAVGRPEPLVSWRKIESNNAPEITDVRNVTVRNGHPAVLRCEAHSVPAAKFQWFKEEKRLSGAIEGLRIQQDRTRSLLMFLNVSQESYGNYTCVASNRLGAMNASMFLHGGPPSEGLRPAISRGLWFFLMTLTYLASCNTD; translated from the exons ATGCACCGCTTTTGCCGGTTGAATGTTGGGCTCGTATCAGCGTTTCTCCTGCAAG gGCTACTGTCCAGGGCCCTCGAGCTCTCTGAAGGAGTGGAGAACATCACCGTATCTCAGGGCGAGACGGCCTCCCTCAG ctgtgaCATCAGTGGGAATGTGACTCGTGTGGCCTGGTTGAATCGATCGAGCATTCTGTATGCCGGAGAGGACAAGTGGTCAATGGACCGGCGTGTACACCTCGCAATGCACAGCGCTCTGCAGTACCGCATCGACATCTCCTCAGTGTCCGTGTACGATGAGGGTCCATATACCTGCTCATTTCAAACGCAAGACCAGCCCCATACTCTGCAAATCTATCTTATTGTGCAAG TCCCAGCCAGGATCGTGAATATCTCGTCGGATCTGACTCGGAACGAAGGAGACAGTGTGACCCTCCTGTGCCTTGCCGTTGGTCGACCTGAACCTCTCGTGTCGTGGAGAAAGATTGAATCAAACA ATGCACCGGAGATCACGGACGTGAGGAATGTGACAGTCAGGAAtggacatccagctgtgcttcgATGTGAGGCCCACTCTGTACCTGCAGCCAAATTCCAGTGGTTcaaggaggagaagag GCTGTCGGGAGCGATAGAAGGTTTGCGGATTCAGCAGGATCGAACACGGTCCCTTCTGATGTTCCTTAATGTGTCTCAGGAAAGTTACGGCAACTACACTTGTGTGGCCTCCAACAGACTCGGGGCGATGAATGCCAGCATGTTTCTTCACG GTGGGCCTCCATCAGAAGGACTCCGGCCTGCCATCTCAAGGGGTCTCTGGTTCTTCCTCATGACCCTCACCTACCTTGCTTCCTGTAACACTGACTGA
- the iglon5 gene encoding igLON family member 5 isoform X1 — protein sequence MHRFCRLNVGLVSAFLLQGLLSRALELSEGVENITVSQGETASLSCDISGNVTRVAWLNRSSILYAGEDKWSMDRRVHLAMHSALQYRIDISSVSVYDEGPYTCSFQTQDQPHTLQIYLIVQVPARIVNISSDLTRNEGDSVTLLCLAVGRPEPLVSWRKIESNKEYLLNEGEILEITGVSRFQAGQYLCSSSNGLGRADTRRVQLTVNYAPEITDVRNVTVRNGHPAVLRCEAHSVPAAKFQWFKEEKRLSGAIEGLRIQQDRTRSLLMFLNVSQESYGNYTCVASNRLGAMNASMFLHGGPPSEGLRPAISRGLWFFLMTLTYLASCNTD from the exons ATGCACCGCTTTTGCCGGTTGAATGTTGGGCTCGTATCAGCGTTTCTCCTGCAAG gGCTACTGTCCAGGGCCCTCGAGCTCTCTGAAGGAGTGGAGAACATCACCGTATCTCAGGGCGAGACGGCCTCCCTCAG ctgtgaCATCAGTGGGAATGTGACTCGTGTGGCCTGGTTGAATCGATCGAGCATTCTGTATGCCGGAGAGGACAAGTGGTCAATGGACCGGCGTGTACACCTCGCAATGCACAGCGCTCTGCAGTACCGCATCGACATCTCCTCAGTGTCCGTGTACGATGAGGGTCCATATACCTGCTCATTTCAAACGCAAGACCAGCCCCATACTCTGCAAATCTATCTTATTGTGCAAG TCCCAGCCAGGATCGTGAATATCTCGTCGGATCTGACTCGGAACGAAGGAGACAGTGTGACCCTCCTGTGCCTTGCCGTTGGTCGACCTGAACCTCTCGTGTCGTGGAGAAAGATTGAATCAAACA aGGAGTACCTGCTGAATGAGGGTGAGATCCTGGAGATCACGGGGGTGTCGCGGTTCCAGGCCGGGCAATACCTGTGCAGTAGCAGCAATGGGCTGGGACGGGCCGACACACGGAGGGTGCAGCTCACCGTCAAct ATGCACCGGAGATCACGGACGTGAGGAATGTGACAGTCAGGAAtggacatccagctgtgcttcgATGTGAGGCCCACTCTGTACCTGCAGCCAAATTCCAGTGGTTcaaggaggagaagag GCTGTCGGGAGCGATAGAAGGTTTGCGGATTCAGCAGGATCGAACACGGTCCCTTCTGATGTTCCTTAATGTGTCTCAGGAAAGTTACGGCAACTACACTTGTGTGGCCTCCAACAGACTCGGGGCGATGAATGCCAGCATGTTTCTTCACG GTGGGCCTCCATCAGAAGGACTCCGGCCTGCCATCTCAAGGGGTCTCTGGTTCTTCCTCATGACCCTCACCTACCTTGCTTCCTGTAACACTGACTGA